The following coding sequences are from one Panicum hallii strain FIL2 chromosome 5, PHallii_v3.1, whole genome shotgun sequence window:
- the LOC112894677 gene encoding uncharacterized protein LOC112894677 isoform X1 codes for MGNALRCFGGEDDHHGGGGHYPYYQPQYYSHDPTAAVPRPHQQALGRHGVSPATVGGGALRQQAAGPNIGHLQWSNGVLANGVAASQYQNNTEDIDESSAEGLRDAKSYAKANPMLIQVPVLGTRRKFWRLSDNATRISRKLALILRSQHSVGKFLSAPLQVSNVWIGSTGTVKLRGVSFNGEGFSIERVRDDYKNLSKVLQALIRISGGNVAKLPPDYSGFLALLGDDNLRMKDEFLIVNNAALLPMKNRTEVFLMLHERIVKYLGRTNKAKKKSILSKLPYENDWLDTARANAQINQWVVNAQNEYKKTQSDLLRLNRNVRSHLHEYNDDDIEEILYCEWPELLAVMVKMLHLEGELEVTDIQNKFG; via the exons ATGGGAAACGCCCTCAGGTGCTTCGGGGGAGAAGACGACCATCACGGGGGCGGTGGCCACTACCCCTACTACCAGCCGCAGTACTACAGCCATGATCCGACGGCCGCTGTTCCTCGGCCTCATCAGCAGGCTCTAGGCCGCCATGGCGTCTCGCCGGCCACCGTTGGCGGCGGTGCCCTGAGGCAG CAGGCTGCTGGTCCAAACATTGGACACCTGCAGTGGAGCAATGGAGTACTTGCCAACGGAGTGGCGGCTTCTCAGTATCAAAACAA CACCGAGGACATCGACGAGTCGTCCGCCGAAGGTCTGCGCGACGCCAAGAGCTACGCCAAGGCCAACCCGATGCTGATCCAGGTCCCGGTGTTAGGAACAAGGAGGAAATTCTGGCGATTATCCGACAACGCGACCAGGATCAGCAGGAAGCTCGCGTTGATACTGAGGAGCCAGCACTCGGTTGGCAAGTTCCTCTCCGCTCCCCTGCAGGTGTCCAACGTCTGGATCGGGAGCACCGGGACTGTCAAGCTAAGGGGGGTCAGTTTCAATGGTGAAGGTTTCAGCATTGAGCGTGTGAGAGACGACTACAAGAACCTGTCCAAGGTCCTGCAGGCGTTGATCAGAATCTCCGGTGGGAATGTCGCCAAGCTGCCTCCGGACTACAGTGGATTCCTCGCACTCTTGGGGGATGACAACCTTAGGATGAAAGATGAGTTCTTGATTGTGAACAATGCCGCGCTGCTGCCCATGAAAAACCG CACCGAGGTCTTCCTGATGCTACACGAAAGGATTGTCAAGTACCTTGGTCGTACAAACAAGGCAAAGAAGAAGAGTATACTCTCTAAGCTCCCCTACGAGAATGACTGGTTGGATACTGCCAGGGCAAATGCACAGATCAACCAGTGGGTTGTCAATGCTCAAAACGAGTACAAAAAGACTCAGTCCGATCTACTGCGGCTCAACAGAAATGTAAGAAGCCACCTGCATGAGTACAACGATGACGACATTGAGGAAATCCTGTATTGCGAATGGCCCGAGCTGCTCGCGGTCATGGTGAAGATGTTACACTTGGAAGGAGAGCTCGAAGTCACTGACATTCAAAACAAGTTCGGCTAG
- the LOC112894677 gene encoding uncharacterized protein LOC112894677 isoform X2 produces the protein MGNALRCFGGEDDHHGGGGHYPYYQPQYYSHDPTAAVPRPHQQALGRHGVSPATVGGGALRQAAGPNIGHLQWSNGVLANGVAASQYQNNTEDIDESSAEGLRDAKSYAKANPMLIQVPVLGTRRKFWRLSDNATRISRKLALILRSQHSVGKFLSAPLQVSNVWIGSTGTVKLRGVSFNGEGFSIERVRDDYKNLSKVLQALIRISGGNVAKLPPDYSGFLALLGDDNLRMKDEFLIVNNAALLPMKNRTEVFLMLHERIVKYLGRTNKAKKKSILSKLPYENDWLDTARANAQINQWVVNAQNEYKKTQSDLLRLNRNVRSHLHEYNDDDIEEILYCEWPELLAVMVKMLHLEGELEVTDIQNKFG, from the exons ATGGGAAACGCCCTCAGGTGCTTCGGGGGAGAAGACGACCATCACGGGGGCGGTGGCCACTACCCCTACTACCAGCCGCAGTACTACAGCCATGATCCGACGGCCGCTGTTCCTCGGCCTCATCAGCAGGCTCTAGGCCGCCATGGCGTCTCGCCGGCCACCGTTGGCGGCGGTGCCCTGAGGCAG GCTGCTGGTCCAAACATTGGACACCTGCAGTGGAGCAATGGAGTACTTGCCAACGGAGTGGCGGCTTCTCAGTATCAAAACAA CACCGAGGACATCGACGAGTCGTCCGCCGAAGGTCTGCGCGACGCCAAGAGCTACGCCAAGGCCAACCCGATGCTGATCCAGGTCCCGGTGTTAGGAACAAGGAGGAAATTCTGGCGATTATCCGACAACGCGACCAGGATCAGCAGGAAGCTCGCGTTGATACTGAGGAGCCAGCACTCGGTTGGCAAGTTCCTCTCCGCTCCCCTGCAGGTGTCCAACGTCTGGATCGGGAGCACCGGGACTGTCAAGCTAAGGGGGGTCAGTTTCAATGGTGAAGGTTTCAGCATTGAGCGTGTGAGAGACGACTACAAGAACCTGTCCAAGGTCCTGCAGGCGTTGATCAGAATCTCCGGTGGGAATGTCGCCAAGCTGCCTCCGGACTACAGTGGATTCCTCGCACTCTTGGGGGATGACAACCTTAGGATGAAAGATGAGTTCTTGATTGTGAACAATGCCGCGCTGCTGCCCATGAAAAACCG CACCGAGGTCTTCCTGATGCTACACGAAAGGATTGTCAAGTACCTTGGTCGTACAAACAAGGCAAAGAAGAAGAGTATACTCTCTAAGCTCCCCTACGAGAATGACTGGTTGGATACTGCCAGGGCAAATGCACAGATCAACCAGTGGGTTGTCAATGCTCAAAACGAGTACAAAAAGACTCAGTCCGATCTACTGCGGCTCAACAGAAATGTAAGAAGCCACCTGCATGAGTACAACGATGACGACATTGAGGAAATCCTGTATTGCGAATGGCCCGAGCTGCTCGCGGTCATGGTGAAGATGTTACACTTGGAAGGAGAGCTCGAAGTCACTGACATTCAAAACAAGTTCGGCTAG